The Dioscorea cayenensis subsp. rotundata cultivar TDr96_F1 chromosome 19, TDr96_F1_v2_PseudoChromosome.rev07_lg8_w22 25.fasta, whole genome shotgun sequence genome includes a window with the following:
- the LOC120250289 gene encoding stress-related protein-like yields the protein MAVSDVQGDRITQEEEQTLKYLGFVHVAAIQALLCFSKLYEYAKENAGPLKSGVQSVEGTVKTVVRPVYNKFYDVPFGLLKFVDRKMDESVCDLGKRMPSLVKDASTQAYTVVQKAPEVARSVAGEVQRTGVVGTATGMAKSAYTKCEPAAKDLYTKYEPAAERCAVSAWKSLNRLPLFPQVAHVMVPTAAYWSEKYNQAVCHAADCGYTVSAYLPLVPTQRIAKVFSEDNTGAEVPAVSQ from the exons ATGGCCGTTTCGGATGTGCAAGGCGATCGGATC ACTCAGGAGGAGGAGCAGACGCTAAAGTACTTGGGTTTTGTCCACGTAGCTGCAATCCAGGCGTTGTTGTGTTTTTCAAAGCTGTATGAATATGCGAAGGAGAACGCTGGGCCATTGAAATCTGGCGTGCAGAGCGTTGAGGGCACTGTCAAGACTGTTGTCCGTCCTGTCTATAACAAGTTCTATGATGTTCCCTTTGGCCTTCTCAAGTTTGTTGATCGGAAG ATGGATGAATCAGTATGTGATCTGGGGAAACGCATGCCTTCATTGGTGAAGGATGCTTCAACTCAGGCTTACACTGTCGTGCAGAAGGCCCCAGAGGTGGCCAGGTCTGTGGCCGGAGAGGTTCAGCGGACTGGTGTGGTTGGCACTGCTACTGGTATGGCAAAGTCTGCCTATACCAAGTGCGAGCCAGCAGCCAAGGATCTGTATACCAAGTATGAGCCAGCAGCTGAACGGTGTGCGGTTTCAGCTTGGAAGTCATTGAATCGGCTCCCGCTCTTCCCGCAGGTGGCACACGTCATGGTTCCAACCGCTGCTTACTGGTCTGAGAAGTATAACCAGGCTGTCTGCCATGCAGCTGACTGTGGATATACGGTCTCAGCCTACCTGCCTCTTGTTCCCACTCAGAGGATTGCCAAAGTTTTTTCTGAGGATAATACTGGTGCAGAGGTCCCTGCTGTATCACAGTGA